A stretch of the Mycobacterium sp. ITM-2016-00317 genome encodes the following:
- a CDS encoding helix-turn-helix domain-containing protein — protein sequence MPKVDQSYLDARRRQIVDAARRRFARQGFAGTSLADIVAESGLSNGAIYRYFASKDDIVVAICEDTTSEVLPHELTATAIGEFLEDLRATARDDGHARLVAQIYAEAAVSPTVAAVVQQQLAVLRDTVAALLPERNPTDTARIAEAFVALCVGYSQQLAVRGDVDSAPFAAALMAIVDPQHADDR from the coding sequence ATGCCCAAGGTTGATCAGTCCTACCTCGATGCACGCCGCCGGCAGATAGTGGATGCTGCGCGGAGGCGATTCGCCCGCCAGGGCTTCGCCGGGACATCCCTGGCCGACATCGTCGCCGAGTCCGGCCTGTCCAACGGTGCGATCTACCGGTACTTCGCCAGCAAGGACGACATCGTCGTTGCGATCTGCGAGGACACGACGAGCGAAGTACTCCCGCACGAGCTCACCGCCACCGCCATCGGCGAATTTCTCGAAGACCTCCGTGCGACGGCGCGCGACGACGGTCACGCTCGCCTCGTCGCTCAGATATACGCCGAAGCCGCCGTCTCTCCCACCGTCGCGGCCGTCGTGCAGCAGCAACTCGCCGTCCTGCGGGACACCGTTGCCGCCCTTCTGCCTGAAAGGAACCCGACGGACACCGCCCGTATCGCCGAGGCTTTTGTGGCGCTCTGCGTCGGATACAGCCAGCAGTTGGCCGTGCGTGGCGACGTGGACTCCGCGCCCTTCGCTGCGGCACTGATGGCGATCGTCGATCCGCAGCACGCAGACGATCGATGA
- a CDS encoding aldo/keto reductase: MGNVGSISRTAILEESLMRYTTFGRRTGLRVSECALGTGSFGTSDPSAGREVSGEIFDAFVSAGGTTFDSSDIYQAGQAESVLGELLGPDRDDFVVITKYSGTTQKDHRPGTTGNNRKTMIRSLEASLTRLKTDYVDVFMPHFPDGVTPMEEILTGLDHLIQSGKVLHCGFSNFPAWRIAGAAVQADLRGFASPIGIETEYSLAERSADRELLPMAEAHGLGVLVYSPLAGGLLTGKYRRGKTGRLSRDSNAAAETAHQKAVVDEVLAIACETDTTAVQVSLAWLRHRAALTPTALIPVVGPRSSDHLRAYLKAFEHDYDAEHYQRLDRVSTIELGAPYEDVAAALRNGYDGDRDLLGSPPLPLV, encoded by the coding sequence ATGGGTAACGTCGGGAGCATATCCCGTACCGCCATCCTCGAGGAGTCTTTGATGCGCTATACGACTTTTGGACGGCGCACCGGACTGCGAGTCTCCGAGTGCGCGCTGGGCACAGGAAGTTTCGGCACCTCCGACCCCAGTGCCGGTCGGGAGGTCTCGGGGGAGATCTTCGATGCCTTCGTCAGCGCGGGCGGCACCACCTTCGACTCGTCCGACATCTACCAGGCCGGACAGGCAGAAAGCGTTCTCGGTGAACTCCTCGGTCCCGACCGGGACGACTTCGTCGTGATCACCAAGTACAGCGGGACCACGCAGAAGGACCACCGCCCGGGAACGACCGGCAACAACCGAAAGACGATGATCCGGTCACTGGAGGCAAGCCTGACACGCCTCAAGACCGACTACGTGGACGTCTTCATGCCGCATTTTCCCGACGGCGTCACTCCCATGGAGGAAATCCTGACCGGACTCGACCACTTGATCCAGTCCGGCAAGGTCCTGCACTGCGGGTTCTCCAACTTCCCGGCCTGGCGCATCGCCGGCGCCGCCGTGCAAGCAGACCTGCGCGGATTCGCTTCGCCCATCGGGATTGAGACCGAGTACAGCCTGGCCGAACGTTCCGCCGACCGCGAACTCCTGCCGATGGCCGAAGCCCACGGCCTCGGGGTGCTGGTGTATTCACCGCTGGCCGGCGGGCTGCTCACCGGAAAGTACCGGCGGGGGAAGACGGGACGATTGAGCCGTGACAGCAACGCCGCCGCGGAAACCGCACATCAAAAGGCTGTGGTCGACGAGGTGCTGGCGATCGCGTGTGAGACGGACACCACCGCAGTCCAGGTGTCCTTGGCCTGGCTTCGGCACCGCGCCGCGCTGACCCCGACGGCCTTGATCCCTGTCGTCGGCCCGCGATCGTCGGACCACCTCCGGGCGTACCTGAAGGCCTTCGAGCACGACTACGACGCAGAGCACTACCAGCGCCTGGATCGTGTCAGCACAATCGAATTGGGTGCTCCGTACGAGGATGTCGCGGCCGCCCTACGCAACGGCTACGACGGCGACCGCGACCTTCTGGGCTCGCCACCACTCCCGCTGGTCTGA
- the surE gene encoding 5'/3'-nucleotidase SurE yields the protein MPRALVTNDDGIDSPGLHALASAALEAGLDVIVAAPAEQASGASAALSAVRRDGRTVVEERQIPGLDIEAWAVHAQPGHIVAAALNGWFDPRPDVVLSGINHGANVGRAVLHSGTVGAALTAKISDTRALAVSLDVALRPTGERYWGTAAGLLAPVLELLLDAPDGTVLSLNVPDRPAAEVGPLRHARLARGGAVQTRVEEVRDGGVRLTEVEVSDEPEPDTDSALLDAGHPTLTELRSVEAHDGDLVRQWLAAQGGSE from the coding sequence GTGCCCCGTGCACTGGTGACCAACGACGACGGGATCGACTCCCCCGGTCTGCACGCACTGGCCTCTGCGGCACTGGAGGCGGGTTTGGACGTGATCGTCGCCGCCCCGGCCGAGCAGGCCAGCGGCGCGAGCGCGGCGCTGAGCGCAGTCCGCCGGGATGGCCGCACGGTCGTCGAGGAGCGACAGATACCCGGTCTCGACATCGAGGCGTGGGCGGTCCACGCGCAGCCGGGACACATCGTCGCCGCCGCGCTCAACGGTTGGTTCGATCCCCGACCGGACGTTGTGCTGTCCGGAATCAACCACGGCGCCAACGTCGGTCGGGCCGTTCTGCACTCTGGCACCGTCGGTGCGGCCCTCACCGCGAAGATCAGCGACACCCGCGCGCTGGCCGTGTCGCTCGACGTCGCTCTGCGCCCCACCGGGGAGCGGTACTGGGGAACAGCCGCCGGCCTGCTGGCGCCGGTGCTGGAGCTGCTCCTCGACGCACCCGACGGCACCGTGCTCTCCCTCAACGTCCCGGACCGGCCCGCGGCGGAGGTGGGCCCGCTCCGACATGCGCGGCTGGCCCGCGGTGGAGCGGTGCAGACACGGGTCGAGGAGGTCCGCGACGGCGGTGTGCGCCTGACCGAGGTCGAGGTGTCGGACGAGCCGGAGCCGGACACCGACAGCGCGCTGCTGGACGCCGGGCACCCGACACTGACGGAGCTGCGATCGGTGGAGGCGCACGACGGCGACCTCGTGCGTCAGTGGCTGGCCGCGCAGGGAGGTTCCGAGTAG
- a CDS encoding SDR family oxidoreductase translates to MTVSTENELVMVTGASTGIGAATAREMARRGFHVLAGVRRERDADAIRASNVEPLILDITDSDQIRALAGRVSEDPRGRRLRALVNNAAVQANVPVEVFGIEQWREMFEVNLFGHVAVIQALLPTLIDSGGRVVNISSVGGKVAMATYGPYAGTKFALEAMSDALRREVAPHGVQVIVVEPGAVRTEMLGRAIASAHDLLAAMTPQQRRRYGALVHAVNAQAEASTKSGLPAEVAATVIAKAITARRPRTRYTVGREAALLPVMPLLPDRLLDRIFAAALRPHLPKDNAQLDSAPTRR, encoded by the coding sequence ATGACGGTGTCAACTGAGAATGAGCTGGTGATGGTCACCGGTGCCTCTACCGGTATCGGAGCGGCCACCGCCCGCGAGATGGCCCGGCGGGGGTTCCATGTTCTCGCCGGTGTTCGGCGAGAACGCGACGCCGACGCCATCCGGGCGTCGAATGTCGAGCCGTTGATTCTGGATATCACCGATTCCGATCAGATCCGAGCGCTTGCCGGTCGGGTATCGGAGGACCCGCGGGGCCGGCGACTGCGGGCGTTGGTGAACAACGCCGCGGTGCAGGCCAACGTTCCGGTCGAGGTCTTCGGGATCGAGCAGTGGCGAGAGATGTTCGAGGTCAACCTGTTCGGCCACGTCGCGGTGATCCAGGCGCTCCTGCCCACGCTGATCGACAGCGGGGGCCGCGTGGTCAACATCAGTTCGGTGGGAGGCAAGGTCGCGATGGCCACCTATGGTCCGTACGCGGGCACGAAGTTCGCGCTCGAAGCGATGAGCGACGCGCTGCGACGCGAGGTGGCCCCCCACGGGGTCCAGGTGATCGTGGTCGAACCCGGCGCTGTGCGTACGGAGATGCTCGGCAGAGCCATCGCCAGCGCCCACGATCTGCTCGCCGCGATGACACCGCAGCAGCGCCGCCGATACGGCGCCCTGGTGCACGCGGTCAACGCTCAGGCGGAAGCGTCGACCAAATCGGGACTACCCGCCGAGGTTGCGGCCACGGTGATCGCCAAGGCCATCACCGCACGCAGGCCACGCACGCGCTACACCGTCGGCCGGGAAGCCGCACTGCTCCCGGTGATGCCTCTACTGCCCGACCGTCTTCTCGACCGCATCTTCGCCGCCGCGCTTCGGCCCCACTTGCCGAAGGACAACGCCCAGCTCGACTCCGCTCCCACTCGCCGGTGA
- a CDS encoding PfkB family carbohydrate kinase has translation MADSKPRNGSEDPNPVVVFAPLPVLTVTVEDRSGADDIHVHAGGQGVWQSRMLSSLGVPVVLCSALGGETGDVLGHLLPMNNVTVRAVPVSARNGSYVHDRRTGSREVVAEAEGSPLDRHELDALYELTLTEGLIHGWALLSGPQEDTVVPADLYRRLSTDLGANGCKVAADLSGERLEAVLAGKPDLIKVSHEELLNDGRAKSDDAGDLVKAMHSMRDEGAGTVVVSRAGAAPALALLEDDDVVEICMPALEPADSAGAGDSMTAGIVSALASGRPLHTALQIGAACGALNVVRHGLGTGGARAVETLAERVELHPWKK, from the coding sequence ATGGCAGACAGCAAACCCCGCAACGGTTCGGAGGACCCCAATCCCGTCGTCGTCTTCGCTCCCCTACCCGTTCTCACCGTGACGGTCGAGGACCGGTCAGGGGCGGACGACATTCACGTGCACGCCGGCGGTCAGGGTGTCTGGCAGTCCCGCATGTTGTCCTCCCTCGGTGTGCCGGTCGTGCTGTGCTCGGCGCTCGGCGGGGAGACCGGCGACGTGCTCGGGCACCTGCTGCCGATGAACAACGTCACCGTGCGCGCCGTGCCGGTCAGCGCGCGCAACGGCTCGTACGTGCACGACCGCCGCACGGGGAGCCGAGAGGTCGTCGCCGAGGCCGAGGGCAGCCCGCTGGACCGCCACGAACTCGACGCCCTCTACGAGCTCACCCTCACCGAGGGACTCATCCACGGCTGGGCACTCCTGTCCGGTCCGCAGGAGGACACCGTGGTGCCTGCGGACCTCTACCGGCGACTGTCCACCGACCTGGGTGCCAACGGCTGCAAGGTGGCCGCCGACCTCTCCGGCGAGCGACTCGAAGCGGTGCTCGCAGGCAAGCCGGATCTGATCAAGGTCAGCCACGAAGAACTGCTCAACGACGGCCGCGCGAAGTCCGACGACGCCGGGGATCTGGTCAAGGCCATGCATTCCATGCGGGACGAAGGCGCGGGCACTGTCGTGGTGTCGCGTGCCGGTGCCGCACCGGCCCTGGCGCTTCTGGAGGACGACGACGTCGTCGAAATCTGCATGCCCGCACTGGAGCCGGCCGATTCGGCGGGCGCCGGGGACTCCATGACCGCAGGCATCGTCTCCGCGCTGGCAAGTGGTCGCCCGCTGCACACCGCCTTGCAGATCGGCGCCGCCTGCGGGGCGCTCAACGTGGTACGGCACGGGCTGGGCACCGGCGGTGCCCGGGCCGTCGAGACGCTCGCCGAGCGGGTGGAGCTGCATCCATGGAAGAAGTGA
- a CDS encoding response regulator transcription factor, with protein sequence MASPPNTPITVALVDDYDVVLMGVANMFDRYRDRVVVAEIDSNMSLDDSVDIVLYDSFAQPESDHDEIAALVANPRAHRVVVYTWNFHPELIESARQKGADGYLSKTLPARELVAALEAVHAGETVFSDIPPRGRSAVGLDWPGRGEGLSDRESEILALITQGKSNAEVAKLTYLSPNTIKSYIRTIYRKIDVASRTQAVLWGVEHGFTPDHHRIEHWKGGP encoded by the coding sequence ATGGCATCGCCGCCGAACACTCCGATCACGGTGGCGCTGGTCGACGACTACGACGTCGTGCTGATGGGCGTGGCGAACATGTTCGACAGATACCGCGATCGGGTCGTCGTCGCGGAGATCGACTCGAACATGAGCCTCGACGACAGCGTCGACATCGTCCTCTACGACTCCTTCGCCCAGCCCGAATCCGATCACGACGAGATCGCGGCGTTGGTCGCGAATCCGCGGGCTCACCGGGTTGTGGTCTATACGTGGAATTTTCACCCCGAACTCATCGAAAGCGCCCGCCAAAAGGGGGCCGACGGTTATCTGTCGAAGACGCTGCCCGCGCGGGAGTTGGTCGCCGCGCTGGAGGCGGTCCATGCCGGCGAGACAGTGTTCAGTGACATCCCGCCGCGGGGACGCAGCGCTGTCGGCCTCGACTGGCCGGGCCGCGGCGAGGGATTGAGCGACAGGGAATCGGAGATCCTGGCGCTCATCACACAGGGCAAGAGCAACGCCGAGGTCGCCAAGCTGACCTACCTCAGCCCGAACACCATCAAGTCCTACATCCGCACGATCTACCGCAAGATCGACGTGGCCAGCCGGACCCAGGCCGTGCTCTGGGGTGTCGAGCACGGGTTCACCCCCGATCACCACCGCATCGAGCACTGGAAGGGCGGGCCCTGA
- a CDS encoding hemerythrin domain-containing protein, which produces MADIIELIYADHDWLRRMFFRLDDATTPEELAAIWDVLGKRLDTHADAEETVFYPALLKHGGKDDPGNPEGDPEDETEDAITDHNAIRDAVRRSRQHEPGTDEWFEAVIAARKENGEHLDEEEREAMPDFIKSASLELRHELGMQWLRFYAEHQAGQGISGRDKDAADYIEQHS; this is translated from the coding sequence ATGGCGGACATCATCGAGCTGATCTATGCCGACCACGACTGGCTGCGCCGGATGTTCTTCCGCCTGGACGACGCCACCACCCCGGAGGAGCTCGCCGCAATCTGGGACGTGCTCGGCAAGCGGCTCGACACCCATGCCGACGCGGAGGAGACGGTGTTCTATCCGGCGCTGCTCAAGCACGGCGGCAAGGACGACCCCGGAAACCCCGAAGGTGATCCCGAGGACGAGACCGAAGACGCCATCACCGACCACAACGCGATTCGTGACGCGGTCCGCCGATCCCGCCAGCACGAGCCCGGCACCGACGAATGGTTCGAGGCCGTGATCGCCGCGCGCAAGGAGAACGGCGAGCACCTCGACGAGGAAGAGCGCGAGGCGATGCCCGACTTCATCAAGAGTGCGTCCCTGGAACTGCGCCACGAGCTGGGCATGCAGTGGCTGCGCTTCTATGCCGAACACCAGGCAGGCCAGGGCATCAGCGGCCGCGACAAGGACGCCGCCGACTACATCGAGCAGCATTCCTGA
- a CDS encoding L-lactate permease, whose protein sequence is MYQQVLDPVAGSLAWSAAVAAVPLLLLFVLLGALKMTAWKASLISLAVSIAVAVLIYGMPVGQTVLAATEGAAFGFFPILWIVINAIWVYQMTVETGHFDVLRRSFSSVSDDQRIQAIIIAFSFGALIEALAGFGTPVAVTSVMLMALGFRPLKAAVLALVANTAPVAFGAMATPIITLGKVTELDADTLGAMVGRQTPILALLVPLALVAIVDGRRGMRATWPAALVCGLVFALAQYATSNFLSVPLADVVASLLSAAAVVALVRVWHPANAYTEPAEPAPVAVRAGGDGGSGEAGGADAPGGGLRTADGPPPRGGSRGAGDHPARDDRVEDSRADVVKAYAPYGIIIGVFVLCQIPAIKSLLDQATFAGNWPGLNVVDADGDPSTLTKFTLNLLTTPGTQMLLAGVLTMVALRLSVPRAVKAYGVTLHQLRWAIVTVMTVLALAFVMNLSGQTITLGTFMAAAGAAFALLSPILGWLGVAVTGSDTSANSLFGALQVTAANQAGLSEVLMAASNSSGGVLGKMISPQNLAIAAAAVGLDGKEGDIFRRVVLWSLGFLVLLCALSALQASPVLSWMVPA, encoded by the coding sequence GTGTACCAGCAAGTTCTCGATCCCGTCGCCGGTTCGCTCGCCTGGAGTGCAGCGGTGGCCGCCGTCCCGCTCCTCCTGCTCTTCGTGCTGCTCGGCGCATTGAAGATGACCGCCTGGAAGGCGTCGCTCATCTCGCTGGCCGTCAGCATCGCGGTCGCGGTGCTGATCTACGGGATGCCCGTCGGGCAGACCGTGCTGGCTGCCACCGAGGGAGCCGCCTTCGGGTTCTTCCCGATCCTGTGGATCGTGATCAACGCCATCTGGGTCTACCAGATGACCGTCGAGACAGGTCATTTCGATGTGCTGCGGCGTTCCTTCAGCTCGGTCAGCGACGATCAGCGCATCCAGGCCATCATCATCGCGTTCTCGTTCGGCGCCCTGATCGAGGCCCTTGCCGGGTTCGGCACCCCCGTGGCGGTCACCTCGGTGATGCTGATGGCCCTGGGCTTCCGTCCGCTGAAGGCGGCCGTGCTGGCGCTGGTCGCCAACACCGCGCCGGTGGCGTTCGGCGCGATGGCCACCCCGATCATCACGCTGGGCAAGGTCACCGAGTTGGATGCCGACACCCTCGGCGCGATGGTCGGCCGCCAGACGCCGATCCTGGCGCTGTTGGTGCCGCTCGCGCTGGTGGCGATCGTCGACGGCCGCCGCGGCATGCGCGCCACCTGGCCGGCGGCGCTGGTGTGCGGCCTGGTGTTCGCCCTCGCGCAGTACGCCACGTCGAACTTCCTGTCGGTCCCGTTGGCCGACGTCGTGGCCTCGCTGCTGTCGGCGGCGGCAGTTGTCGCGCTGGTGCGGGTGTGGCACCCCGCCAACGCGTACACCGAACCCGCCGAACCCGCTCCGGTCGCCGTCCGTGCGGGGGGAGACGGTGGTTCAGGTGAGGCCGGCGGCGCGGACGCGCCCGGGGGTGGCCTACGCACCGCCGACGGACCGCCTCCGCGAGGGGGCAGCCGCGGCGCCGGGGACCATCCCGCTCGAGACGACCGGGTCGAGGATTCCCGCGCCGACGTCGTCAAGGCCTACGCGCCCTATGGAATCATCATCGGCGTCTTCGTCCTCTGCCAGATCCCCGCGATCAAGAGCCTGCTCGACCAGGCGACGTTCGCCGGTAACTGGCCCGGCCTCAATGTGGTCGACGCCGACGGAGATCCGTCCACGCTGACGAAGTTCACGCTGAACCTGCTGACCACTCCCGGCACACAGATGCTGCTCGCCGGTGTGCTCACGATGGTCGCGCTGCGCCTGTCGGTCCCGCGGGCGGTCAAGGCGTACGGGGTGACGCTGCACCAACTGCGCTGGGCCATCGTGACCGTGATGACGGTGCTGGCACTGGCCTTCGTGATGAACCTGTCCGGCCAGACGATCACCCTGGGCACGTTCATGGCGGCCGCAGGAGCGGCCTTTGCGTTGCTGTCACCCATCTTGGGCTGGCTCGGGGTGGCGGTCACCGGTTCCGACACGTCGGCCAACTCGCTGTTCGGTGCGCTTCAGGTCACCGCCGCGAACCAGGCCGGCCTGTCCGAGGTGCTGATGGCCGCGTCCAACAGTTCCGGCGGAGTGCTGGGCAAGATGATCTCGCCGCAGAACCTCGCGATCGCCGCCGCGGCGGTCGGCCTCGACGGGAAGGAGGGCGACATCTTCCGCCGGGTGGTCCTGTGGAGTCTCGGCTTCCTCGTCCTGCTCTGCGCATTGTCGGCGCTGCAAGCCTCGCCCGTGCTGTCGTGGATGGTGCCGGCATGA
- a CDS encoding GlsB/YeaQ/YmgE family stress response membrane protein → MIGLIVSIIVIGLIAGALARLLVPGKQNLSILMTIVLGIVGSFVGGFLGYLIFHKDASQGFLQPSGIIGSIIGAVLVLVIWLRVGGRSSVSHR, encoded by the coding sequence ATGATCGGACTCATCGTCAGCATCATCGTCATCGGACTGATCGCCGGCGCTCTCGCTCGCCTCCTCGTTCCCGGCAAGCAGAACCTGTCGATCCTGATGACCATCGTCCTCGGAATCGTCGGCTCCTTCGTCGGCGGATTCCTCGGGTACCTGATCTTCCACAAAGACGCCTCGCAGGGATTCCTCCAGCCCTCCGGCATCATCGGCTCGATCATCGGCGCCGTCCTCGTGCTCGTGATCTGGCTCCGGGTCGGAGGCCGAAGCTCCGTCAGCCACCGGTAG
- a CDS encoding FAD-linked oxidase C-terminal domain-containing protein, which yields MDALNDLIAELPDGVVVTDPDIVAAYRQDRAADPRAGTAAAVVRPTRTEEVQAVLRWASAHKVAVVPRGMGTGLSGGATALDGAIVLSTEKMRDITVDPVTRTAVVQPGLLNAEVKKAVAEHGLWYPPDPSSYEICSIGGNIATNAGGLCCVKYGVTTDYVLGLQVVLADGTVVRLGGPRLKDVAGLSLTKLFVGSEGTLGVITEATLRLLPPQSPPCTVVATFDSVQAASEAVVAVTSKVRPSMLEFMDSVAVNAVEDKLKMGLDRNAAAIMVAASDDRGASGAEDAAFMAQVFTEAGAAEVFSTNDPVEGEAFVAARRFAIPAVEAKGSLLLEDVGVPVPRLADLCAGIEKIAADRDVLISVIAHAGDGNTHPLIVFDPADAAMAERAEKAFGEIMDLAVGLGGTITGEHGVGRLKRPWLAGQIGPEAMELNRRIKHALDPDAILNPGAAF from the coding sequence ATGGACGCGCTGAACGATCTGATCGCCGAGCTGCCCGACGGTGTGGTCGTCACCGACCCCGACATCGTGGCCGCCTACCGGCAGGACCGGGCGGCCGATCCGCGAGCCGGCACCGCGGCCGCCGTCGTGCGGCCCACCCGCACCGAGGAGGTGCAGGCGGTGCTGCGCTGGGCGTCGGCGCACAAGGTCGCGGTGGTGCCGCGAGGTATGGGAACCGGATTATCCGGTGGCGCAACGGCTCTCGACGGCGCCATCGTGCTGTCGACGGAGAAGATGCGCGACATCACCGTCGACCCGGTCACCCGCACCGCGGTCGTGCAGCCCGGCCTGCTCAACGCCGAGGTGAAGAAGGCCGTCGCCGAACACGGGCTCTGGTACCCACCGGACCCGTCGTCGTATGAGATCTGCAGCATCGGCGGCAACATCGCCACCAACGCAGGCGGGCTGTGCTGCGTGAAGTACGGCGTGACCACCGACTACGTGCTCGGCCTGCAGGTGGTACTGGCCGACGGCACCGTGGTCCGGCTCGGCGGGCCGCGCCTCAAGGACGTCGCGGGACTGTCGCTGACGAAACTGTTCGTCGGCAGCGAGGGCACCCTCGGGGTCATCACGGAGGCGACGTTGCGGTTGCTGCCGCCGCAATCCCCGCCGTGCACGGTGGTGGCGACGTTCGACTCGGTGCAGGCCGCCTCAGAAGCTGTGGTCGCCGTGACCTCCAAGGTCCGGCCGTCGATGCTGGAGTTCATGGACTCCGTGGCGGTCAACGCCGTCGAGGACAAGCTGAAGATGGGGCTGGATCGCAACGCCGCTGCGATCATGGTTGCCGCGTCCGACGACCGCGGCGCCTCCGGTGCCGAGGACGCCGCGTTCATGGCGCAGGTGTTCACCGAAGCCGGTGCCGCGGAGGTGTTCTCGACCAACGACCCCGTCGAGGGGGAGGCGTTCGTCGCAGCCCGGCGGTTCGCGATCCCCGCGGTCGAGGCCAAGGGTTCGCTGCTGCTCGAAGACGTCGGCGTGCCGGTGCCCAGGCTCGCCGATCTGTGCGCGGGCATCGAGAAGATCGCCGCCGACCGCGACGTGCTGATCTCGGTGATCGCGCACGCCGGGGACGGCAACACCCACCCGTTGATCGTGTTCGACCCGGCCGACGCGGCCATGGCGGAACGGGCTGAGAAGGCGTTCGGCGAGATCATGGACCTGGCCGTCGGCCTCGGGGGCACGATCACTGGCGAGCACGGCGTCGGGCGGCTGAAACGGCCGTGGCTGGCGGGCCAGATCGGGCCGGAGGCAATGGAACTCAACCGGCGGATCAAGCACGCGCTGGACCCCGACGCGATCCTCAATCCGGGAGCCGCGTTCTGA
- a CDS encoding TetR/AcrR family transcriptional regulator yields MSREESAAATRRALLDQAALLLDGGGLDAVTLREVGARAGVSRGAPYRHFADKEGLLTAVAAEGWQRLGDYMHEVQTEVGLSHEGKLRAALIHVITVSRQQPHLYRLMFSPPAGDPTAVVRAAQRMCDEFLAIVADVAGNDRAERYAAILLTGVHGAVGLEMSGLLHTDKWQTTPEELTDNLLALINDADRHADRN; encoded by the coding sequence ATGAGTCGCGAGGAATCAGCGGCCGCCACCCGACGCGCCCTGCTCGACCAAGCTGCCCTGCTGCTGGACGGCGGAGGTCTCGACGCGGTGACGTTGCGCGAGGTCGGCGCCCGCGCGGGGGTGAGTCGGGGGGCGCCGTATCGACACTTCGCAGACAAGGAGGGTCTGCTGACTGCGGTGGCTGCGGAGGGCTGGCAGCGCCTCGGTGACTACATGCATGAGGTGCAGACCGAGGTTGGGCTTTCACATGAAGGCAAGTTGCGCGCGGCGCTGATCCACGTCATCACGGTCAGCCGGCAACAGCCCCACCTATACCGGCTGATGTTCAGCCCCCCAGCAGGGGACCCGACCGCAGTGGTCCGCGCCGCGCAACGCATGTGCGACGAGTTCCTGGCCATCGTCGCCGACGTCGCCGGCAATGATCGTGCTGAGCGCTACGCCGCCATACTCCTGACTGGCGTGCATGGCGCCGTAGGCCTGGAGATGAGTGGCCTTCTGCACACCGACAAGTGGCAGACCACTCCCGAAGAACTCACCGATAACCTACTCGCGCTCATCAATGACGCCGACCGTCACGCCGACCGAAACTAG